Within the Micromonospora citrea genome, the region GCCGGCACCCGGGGACGCGGACTGGGCAGCCGGGGCACCGCCAGTTCGGCGGGGAGCCCGGTGAGGTAGGCGAACCCGGGGGCGAAGCCGCAGAAGGCCACCCGGAAGTCGGTGCGGGTCAACCGCTCGACCACCGCGGCCACGTCCACGCCCCAGTGGTCGGCGACGGCGGGCAGGTCCTCGCCGTCGTACGTCACGGAGACCTCGACCGGGTCGGCGGTGGGCCGGTCGGCGGGGGTGTGCGGTCGGGGCGCCCAGGTCGCGATCCGCGCGGCGGTCGCCGCCGGGTCGGGCACGCCGTCGAGCAGGACGGTGGTGGCTGCCGGCACGATCTCGTCGGCGGTCAGCTCGCCGCGCTCGCGCCGCCGCCACAGCTCGGCCCGCCACGCCTCGACGAGGCCGGCGGTCGCCCCGGGATCGGTGGCCTCCTCGGCGGCCTGGGCCCCTCCGGTGCCGGTTGTCCGGGCCGCTTCCGGCGTGGTGCAGTCGAGCAGCAGGGCGTGCGCCCCGACGGGTCGGATCCGCATGTCGACATACTTCCCGACGGGTCCGCCGGTACGGAGTTCGACCGATCGACGTCCCACGTGACCGGACGCACTACTTGCAGGTAACCTACGGTGTCGTAACCTGAGAGCGTGACCACCTCCGCACCGCTTCGACTCAAGCCGGTCGACATCGGCAAGCCCCGGATGCGCGGCTGGCTACATGCGTACGCCTTCTTCGTCGCTCTCGTCTGCGGGATCGTGCTCAGCGCGATCGCGGCCTCCCGCCCCGGCTGGGCACCCCTGGTGAGCTGCGTGATCTACAGCCTGACGGTGTGCGGGCTCTTCGGCACCAGCGCCCTCTACCACCGGCGGGTGTGGTCCGAGCGCGGCTACCAGATCATGCGCCGCATGGACCATTCGATGATCTTCGTGTTCATCGCCGGCACGTACACACCGTTCTGCGTCCTGCTGCTGGAGCCCCGGCCGGCCGCGATCATGCTGTCGCTGGTCTGGGGTGGGGCGGTCGCCGGCGTGGCGCTGAAGATGGTCTGGCCGCACGCCCCGCGCTGGGTCTCCGCGCCGCTCTACCTGGCGCTCGGCTGGGTCTCGGTGGCGATGCTGCCCGACATCCTCCACCGGGGCGGCGTGACCGCACTGGTGCTGCTCATCGTCGGCGGCGCGATCTACAGCGTCGGCGCGGTCTTCTACGCGCTGCGCCGGCCCAACCCCTGGCCCACCGTCTTCGGGCACCACGAGTTCTTCCACGCCTGCACCCTGGTGGCCGCGCTCTGCCACCACATCGCGATCTACTTCGCCCTGTTCGCCTGACAGGCCTTGCGTCCCGGGCGGATCCTTCCGTCCGGGACAGGCCCCGGGGCGGCGCGTGACCGGGAGTCCGGCGAGGGGTGTCGACGGCCGTCGACACCCGAAGTCGCCGCACACGCCACGGGGCCCACCACGCGACCCGGGGCCCCGCCACGCTGGCGGAGCCCCCGGGTCGGAACGGTGTCGGAACGGTCAGACCGTGCGGCGCGGCCGGCGCACCTCGCGGTACTCCTCGACGACCCGGTCGTCCTGCACCGGCACGACCCGCTCGGCGACGACCCGGTCCTCGGGGACCGGCCGGGCGACGACGGTGCGACGGCGCGTGTTCCAGAAGTGGAGCGTGACCAGCAGGCCGGCCAGGCCGGCGAGCATCAGCACCCAGCCGACGACGGCCAGGTTGAGCCAGCCCAGATCCGCCTCCACGGCGAACGCGAAGATCGCACCCAGCGCGATCAGGAAGATACTGCCACCAAAACCCATGTCGTCGCCTCCTCGGCTGTCCCTGGCGTCTGCCTCCGCCGCGGCCATCGGTGAGGTTGCGGCATCCATCGACTTACCCAGGCGCTCTGATCGTCAATCGGGCAAGCTGGGGACATGACGGACGCTCACGCCGAGGAACGGACACTGGTGCTGCTCCGGCACGCCAAGGCGGAGCCGCCGGGGGATGTGCTGGATGTGCAGCGCCCGCTGGCCACCCGGGGCCACGCGGACGCGGCGGCGGCCGGCGCCTGGCTGGCCAAGCACGAGTTGCTGCCCGACGTGGTGATCTGCTCGGCCGCCCGACGCACGCGGGAGACCTGGCACGGCGTGGCGATGGGCATGACAGGGTCACCGGCCGAGGGCGGCTCGGCCGGCCCCGCCCCCGTCGTGCACTACGAGGCGGACGCGTACGAGGCCCGTCCCGAGGACCTGTTGGCGCTGGTCAACAGGGCCGACCCGGCTGCCCGCACCGTGCTGCTGATCGCCCACAACCCGGGCATCTCGCTGCTCTCCGCCCTGCTCGACCCACTGCGGGCGGACCAGGACGGGCTGCGCACCAGCGACGTCGTGGTACACCGATCCGTGGGCGACTGGGCCGGCCTGGGCCGGGGAGGGGCACCGATCGCCGCTCGGCACACCGCACGCGGCTGAGCCATCCGCACGGCATCCGGTTGCGGCACCGGGCCGGCCGACTGCCCGCGGCTGAGCCACCCGTACGCCATCCGGTTGCGGCACCGGGCCGGCCGACTGCACGCAGCTGAGCCATCCGCCCGGTGCTCGGCGGATGGCTCAGCGGCCACGTACCGTCGGCCCGCCGCCGGCCCCGGGTGCGGGGGCGGTGAGGCGCGGCTCAGCGGCCGCAAATCGTCGGCCGGCCGGCTCAGCGACTCAGGACGGTGGCGCCGTCGGCGGCGGCGGGTCGGGCGGTGGCGGCATCATCGCCGTGGGATGCGAGAGCCGGTTCTCCTCCACGATCAGTGTCCGTGCCCGCTTGCGGCGGTCCTGCCAGAACCAGAGCGTGGTCAGGAGCACCGCGAGCCCGGCCAGGATGAACACCCAGCCGACCGCGCGCAGGTCGACCCACCAGACGTTGGCCCGGATGGCGAAGGTGAGGATCGCGCCGATCGCGATCAGGAAGATCCCGCTACCAATGCCCATGTGCGCTGCACTCCCCCGTGCGGTGGCTCTGGGCGTTCTCTGACGTGGTCCCGCGACGGTTACCCGCCACGCCGCCCGGCTACCCGGACGGGGTCCCCGAATAGCGGCCCGAGCCTCGTCCGCCCCGGCAGGCCGGCGGCCGTCCTTCCGGAGCCGCTAGGACGCCTCCACGACCACGCAAAGTGACACCATTGAAGGATCGGGCGAAACTACCTACGGTCACCGGGGACCGGCGCCACCTAAGAGGGCTAATCGGTCAGAAATGCTCTTACCGCCCATAACTAGCCGCTTGGCGCTCCGCCACCGACACCTGCTCCGGACGCTTTGCTCTGCAGCCATGGACGCACCGGGCACCCGGAGTCACTGGCGCCTCCGTGGGTGCAGAGCAAAGCGTCCGGAGAGGTATGGGCCGAGCAGTCGCATGACATGACGCTCGGTGAGCAAACCTGCCGAGTTCGCCGACGAGTCCCACGTGCACCGAGGAGCTTCCGCAGGGATTCCCGACGCCGGACACCGTTGGCAGACCGGCGAACCAGCGAACCAGCCGGCAGGCGGACCAGCCGGGCCGGGCGGACCAGCCGGCAGGCGGACCAGCCGGCAGGCGGACCAGCGGACCAGCGGGGCCGCGCGGACCAGCGGGGCGCCGGACCGGCGCGTGGCGAGGGCGGATCGTGGCGTGGACGAACGGCGTCGGGTTCAGCGGATGGACGAACGACGGCCGGCGGGCTGTCGCCCGCCGGCCGTCGTCGTCGGATCACCGTCGTGTCAGCGCCGGGTCGCCCCCGGCTCCGCCGCCGCGCCGTGGCGCGCTACGGCGTGTCTCAGAAGGCCTCCTCCGGGAGGTCCATGATGTCCAGGTCGGTGCCCTCGATGATCCGCCGGTCGGCGCCGATGCGGGGCAGCACCTCGCGGGCGAAGAACCGGGCGGCGGCCACCTTGCCGGTGTAGAACGCCTTGTCGGCCGCGGAGACCTCGCCGGCCAGGGCCTTGAGGGCCACGTCGGCCTGCTTCTGGAGCAGCCAGGCCACGACCAGGTCGCCGATCGCCAGCAGGAACCGGCGGCTGCTCAGGCCGACCTTGTAGAGCGCCCGAGTGTCGCCGCCCTGCGCCTCGCCCAGCCAGCCGGTCATCACGCCGAGGATGTTCTGGATCTCGGCGAGCGCCTTGCCGAGCGCCTGCCGCTCCTCCTTGAGCTGGCCGTTGCCGCCCTCGGTGGCGATGAACTCCTGGATCTCGGCGGCGACCACCATCAGGGCCTTGCCGTTGTCCCGGACGATCTTCCGGAAGATCAGGTCGAGGCTCTGGATCGCGGTGGTGCCCTCGTACAGGGTGTCGATCTTGGCGTCCCGGACGTACTGCTCGAGCGGGTAGTCCTGCAGGAAGCCGGAGCCGCCGAAGGTCTGCAGCGACTCGTGGCCGAGCAGCTCGTACGCCCGCTCCGAGCCGACGCCCTTGACCAGCGGGAGGAGCAGGTCGTTGACCCGCTTGGCGAGCTTGGTGGCCTTCTCGTCGCCCGCCGCCTCGGCGATGGCGACCTTGTCCTGCCAGGTGGCGGTGTAGCAGACCAGGGCGCGCAGGCCCTCGGCGTACGACTTCTGCAGCATCAGCGAGCGGCGCACGTCCGGGTGGTGGGTGATCGTGACGCGCGGCGCGGTCTTGTCCGCCATCTGGGTCAGGTCGGCGCCCTGCACCCGGCTCTTGGCGTACTCGAGGGCGTTCAGGTAGCCGGTCGAGAGGGTGGCGATGGCCTTGGTGCCGACCATCATCCGGGCGCTCTCGATGATCATGAACATCTGCCGGATGCCCTCGTGCTTCTCGCCCAGCAGCCAGCCCTTGGCCGGTACGCCGTGCTCGCCGAAGGTCAGCTCGCAGGTGTTGGAGACCTTCAGGCCCATCTTGTGCTCGACGTTGGTGGCGAAGACGCCGTTGCGCTCGCCCAGCTCGCCGGTGTTCTCGTCGAAGTGGTACTTCGGCACCACGAAGAGGGACAGGCCCTTGGTGCCCGGCCCGCCGACACCCTCGACGCCGACCGGGCGGGCCAGCACGTAGTGGATGATGTTGTCGGTCAGGTCGTGCTCGGCGGACGTGATGAAGCGCTTCACGCCCTCGATGTGCCACGAGCCGTCGGGCTGCGGGATGGCGCGGGCCCGCCCGGCGCCCACGTCCGAGCCGGCGTCCGGCTCGGTGAGCACCATCGTGGAGCCCCACTGCTTGTCGACGAAGAGCTTCGCCCACTTCTTCTGCTGCTCGGTGCCCTCGACCTGGAGCACGTGCGCGAAGGACGGGCCGGAGGCGTACATCCAGATGGCGGCGTTGGAACCGACGATCAGCTCGGCGAGGGACCAGACCAGCGCCCGGGGCGCGTTGCTGCCCTCCAGCTCGGCCGGGAGCTCCAGCCGCCAGAACTCGGAGTTCATGTACGCGCGGTAGGACTTCTTGAACGACTCCGGCAGCGGCGCGGTGTGCGTGGCCGGGTCGAAGACCGGCGGGTTGCGGTCGCTGTCCGTGTAGCTGGCGGCCAGATCCTCGCGGGCGAGGCGGTCGACCTCGGCGAGGATGTCGCGCGCGGTGTCGACGTCCAGGTCCGTGTACGGCGCCTGGCTGAACGCCTGGTCCGCCCCGAAGACCTCGAAGAGGTTGAACTCGAGGTCCCGAAGGTTGCTCTTGTAGTGGGTCATGCTCGCTGGCCCCGCTTCCGGACAGGTGTTACCGATCAGTAACCCCGACTGTATTACCGAGGGGTAGGCAGCGACAAGCCGATCACCGAAGTGACGGCGATTACACACTTCCCGTTCAGGTTGCGATGGGTCGTCCCGCACCCGCATGAACGGCCCGGGTCGGCTCAGCTCTCGGCCGCGCCGACCTCCCAGCTCGGGACGACGGCGGTCACGCCTTCGCGCGAGCCCGTGTACTCCATCAGGACCAGGGCGATGTCGTCGTCGAGGCGGCCGTGCACCCACTCGACTAGAGCGGTCTCCAGCGAGGCGAGCCCGTCGGCGACGGTGCCGTGACCGAGCAGCCGCCAGGCCCGGTCGGCGGTCGGGAAGAACTCACCCTCACGCCGCGCCTCGCCGAGCCCGTCGGTGAAGAGCAGCAACCGGTCGCCGGGCTCCAGCCGCTCGACCCGCGGGCGGACCACCGGCATGAAGCCCAGCGGCGGGGCGGGCGCCGGCGGCTCCAGCGGGATGACGGCGCCCCGGCGCAGCAGCAGCGGCGGCGGGTGGCCGCAGTTGACGATCGTCAGCGTCCCGCCCCGCTCCTCGACCAGCGCTGCGGTGACGAAGTCCTCGTCGCCCACGTTGCGGGCCACCGCCCGGTCCAGGTCGGTCACGATCGCCCGCAGGTCGGCCCGCTCGTACGCCACGTGCCGGTAGGAGCCCAGCACGATGCTGGCCAGCCGGACCGCGTCCAGCCCCTTGCCCCGCACGTCACCGATGATCATGCGTACCCCGTACGGCGTGTCGATCGCCTCGTACAGGTCACCGCCGATCTCGGCCGTGGCGGTGGAGGAGATGTAGCGGGCCGCCACCGAGAGACTGCCGACCTGGGGCCCGAGCGGCCGCAGCACGGCCTGCTGCGCCACCGCCGCGAGCCGGGACAGCTCCGCGATCCGTTCGGCCTGCCGCTGCCGTACACCCGCGGTGACCGCCGCGATCCCGGCGCCCAACGCGATGCACGTGACGGCGATCGCGGTGGAGAGCGACACGGACCGCTCGCCGAGGGCGAAGCCCGCCCCGAGCGCGGTGGCGGTGGCACCCACCCCGAGGACGATCCGCCACGACGCCAGCGCGGCGGCCAGGAAGGGCGCGGCGACCATGAGCGCGATGTAGTTCGCCGGCCGCCCGTCGGCCAGTTCCACGGCCGAGACGAGCGCGAGCAGGACGACGGCCGCGCCGAGGCCGGCGCGGGATCCGGGGCTCAGCGGGCCGTGGCCCGACTGGAAGGGTTTCGTGCGTACGAGGGACAGCATGCCTGATGGACGTGAACGGGTGAATGAACCTGGCCCGTCGTCCGAGGATGTTCTGACCGCGCGGATCGTCCGGCCGCCCCGATCGCCGGCCGGAGCAGGGCTCAGCCGAGCACCTCGTAGCGGACCTCGACGTGCCCGGCGTCGAGGGAGGCGATCTCGGCGAACGCGGCGCGGGACAGGTCCAGGCAGCGTCCCTCGATGAACGGGCCGCGGTCGTTGATCCGCACCGTCACGGACTTGCCGGTCGCCGGGTTGGTCACTCGGACCTTCGTGTCGAACGGCAGGGTCTTGTGGGCGGCGGTCAGCTCGGACGGGTCGAAGTACTCGCCGTTGGCGGTGAGCTGCCCCTCCGAGTAGAACGAGGCGCCGCACGAGCCGCTGTCCACCACGGGGCGGGCGGTGCTGGTCTTCTTCGTGGCGGTGGGCTTCGGCGTGGCGGTGCGCGGCTTGCTCCGGGAGGGCGCCTGGGTGGACCGGCTGGCCCTGGGGCTGGCGGTCGCGCTCGGCGACGCGCTGGCGCTGGGCGAGGCGGCCGGTGAGCTGGGGGCCGCGCTGCTCGGCGTGCCGGCGGGCGAGAGGTCCACGGCTACCGGCCGGGCGGCATCCGAGCCGGAGGTCAGCCGGACGGCTCCGACGGTGCCGCCGACGGCGAGGGCGACCCCGACCGCAGCGGCGGCCGCGATGCCGGCCGGCGAGGAGAACATGCGGGTACGGGAGTGCCTGCCAGCCACCGAACCGGTCCTTTCGTCATCTGAACAAACCGGGTCGGACCGTAACGAGAGAAGCACTTCCGAAGTCAACGTGATCATGGTGGTATGCCCGTAATTATGGTGATACGTGTAGCCGATCATCCGACCCGGCGTCGGCCGGGCGGCCCGGGTGCGCGGCCGGTCGGGAGCACGGCGCGCCGAGTGAGCGGCGCCGGTCACGGCCGACGGGGTCGCGCGATGGCGGGCGGGTCGCGCGGGCGCGCCCGCTGGCGCAGGATGGTCCGCATGCCCTCCGAGCTGAGCGGACGCCTGGCCGAGCTGGTCCGGTGGATGGATCCCGGCCCCGGCGCCAGCCACCTGGTCAGCGATGTCTCCGGCTGGTGGCGGGACCCGCAGGTGCTCGCCCGGCTGGGGCCGGCCCTGGTGGAGCCGTTCCGGGCGGCCCGGCCGACGGTCGTCGTCTCGCCCGCGGTGACGGGGTTCCTGCTCGGGCCGCTCGCCGCGACGGCGCTCGGGGTGGGCTTCGTCCCGGCGCACAAGCCGGGCGACGGCCGGTTGCCCGCCGGGCCGCTGACCTGGGCGCAGAGCCCGCCCGACTTCCGCGGGCGACGGGTAGACCTGGCCGTCCGGGAACACGGCCTCGACCGGGGCGACCGGGTGCTGGTGGTGGACGACTGGGTCGCCACGGGAGCCCAGGTCCGCGCGCTCTACGAGATCTGCGCCGCGCGGGGCGCCGAACCCGTCGGCACCGCCACCGTGGTGCTCGACTGCCCGCCGGCGGTCGCCACCGAGCTGCGGATCCGAGGGCTGGTCGACGGCGACGCCCTGGCGTGACCTGGACGAACTCCTCGACGGCCGTGCAGACCCGGACGAGCGCCTCCGCGGAGCGGCCGAATGCGCGAGCGCGAGATCGACGCCGGCGGTAGCGTCGGCAGGATGTGGCCTCGGATCGGCGGACTGCGCACCCTCGCCCTCGGCACCCCCGGTGAGCTGCGGACGCGACTGAACACCCTGGTGCTCGCCGGGGTGAAGACTGCGACCGCGGGCCTGACCGTCGAGTACGCCCAGGAGGGCGAGGAGCTGGAGCACGTCGGCGAGCGGCTGGTCCTCGTCGACGACGAGGACTCGCTGGTCGGCGTCGTCGAGGTGACCGGCGTCGAGGCGGTCCGCCTCGCCGACGTGCCGTGGGACTTCGCCCGCGCCGAGGGGGAGGGCGACCGCTCGATCGAGGAGTGGCGCGAGGGGCACGCGGCGTACTGGGCGCGGGTCGGCACCCCCGTCACCGACGACAGCGAGGTGGTCTGCGTCCGGTTCCGGCTGGTCTCCGCGGGCGACGGCGGCATCACCACCGGGGACCTCAGCACCTGAGCGTCCCGGCGGGTGGCTCAGGTGCGGCGCAGCTCCGGCAGCAGGCGGGTCGCCACGTCCACCAGGACGGACTCGTCGCCGGCGTACCAGCTGCTGGCCCGGGGCCAGTGCGTCACCACGTCGGTGAAGCCGAGGGCGGCCGCCCGGCCGACCTGGTCGGCGAAGAACTGGGCGCTGCGCAGCGAGAAGGCCGGCGCCGAGTCCAGCGAGAGGTAGCGGTCGAGGGTGCCCGGGTCGCGGCCGGCGGCGGCGAGCGTCTTGTCCATCCGGGCGGACAGCTCGGCCACCCCGTCCCACCAGCTCTCCAGGTCGTCGCCGCCGGGCCCGGTGGTGACCCAGCCCTGGCCGAACCGCACGACCAGCCGCATGGACCGGGGCCCGTTGGCGGCCATCACGAACGGCACCCGGGGCGTCTGGACGCAGCCCGGGTTGTTCCGCGCGTCCACCGCCGCGAACCAGTCGCCCCGCCAGGTCGTGCCGTCCTCGCGCAGGATCAGGTCGAGCAGTTCGGTGAACTCGGCGTAGCGGTCCACCCGCTGGCGCGGCGGCAGCGTCTCCCCGCCGAGCACGGCCGCGTCGAAGCCGATGCCGCCCGCGCCGAGGCCGAGCAGCAGCCGCCCGTCGGAGACGTCGTCGAGCGCGGTGACCTGCCGGGCGAACGCCGCCGGGTGGCGGAAGTTGGGCGAGGCGACCAGCGTCCCGAGGCGGATGCGGGAGGTCACCGTCGCGGCGGCGGTCAGCGTGGTCACCGAGTCGAACCACGGCCCGTCGACCAGGTCGCGCCAGCCCAGGTGGTCGTACGTCCAGGCGTGGTCGAAGCCCCACTCCTCCGCCTGCCGCCACCGGCGACGCGAGTCTGACCAGCGCTGGTCGGGGAGGATCACGATGCCAATCCGCATGATCGCCAGCCTAGCGGCCAGCACCGGCCCCGACGCCGACCCACGCGACACCCCTTGCCATGCATCGATGATCTGAATATCTTGACACGGTGGCCGCGATGCGCGAACCGACGTTCCTGATCCTCACCGCGCTCGCCGGCGGTCCCCGGCACGGTTACGGCATCGTCCAGGACGTCACCGCCCTCTCCGCGCAGCGCGTCTCGCTCCTGCCGGGCACCCTCTACGCCGCCCTGGACCGGCTGCACGCGCAGGGGCTCGTCGCGCCCGACCGGGAGGAGACCGTCGACGGCCGGCTGCGCCGCTACTACCGCCTCACCCCCGACGGCGTCCGCGCCCTGGACGCCGAGACCGCCCGGCTGCGACAGCTCGCCAGCGCCGCCGAGACGCGGCTGCGCGCCCTGCGCCCCGGGCTCGCCTGACCCGCCCGCAAGCCCGCGACGCACGCTCCGCGGCGGGCGCGCGTACCGACGAGAGGACGGCCATGCCGACGAACGGCGACCCGCTCGCCCGCCGCTACCGGCGGCTGCTGTTCTGCCATCCGCGCGAATACCGGCGGGCCCGGGCCGACGAGATGGTCGGCGTGCTACTGGACGCGGCGCCGGCCGGCCGCACGCGGCCGACCGTGCGGGAGGCCGCGAACCTGGTCCGGCACGGCCTGCGCTGCCGGCTGGGGCGACCGGCCAGCCGCACGGTCGGGGTCTGGGCGGCCCTCACCGCCGTCGTCTGCGGCCTGTTCACCGCCGCCCTCGCCACCCGGGCCGCCTGGGAGACCTCCCGGCCGATGCCGGACCGGGCCGAGACCGCCGCCGTCGTCGCCGCCGTGCTGCCCGGGCACGACCTCGGCGAGGTCGACCTGTCGCCCGCGCTCTTCACCTTCTACACCCAGCCGCTCACCGTGTGGCACATCGACAACCTGATCCTCGGGGACGGCGGCGAATACGAGCAGAGCGAGGTCACGGCCGAGGTGGTCGGCGCGCCCACGGCGTCCGCCGAGGAGGCGCTCGCGCTGGCGCAGCGGCGTTTGCGCGAGACCGGCTGGCAGGTGTACGAGCCGACGGTCGGCCGATACTCCGGCTGCGCCGACAAGTTCTGCTCGCGAGTCACGGACACCACCGAGACCACGCTCCCCGCCCGACGTGGGGACACCGAGGTCGCCCTCCACGTCCGCGCCGAGACGCCCGGCGACACCGTCGGACTCCGGCTGGAGCTGCGCCGGACGACCCCGCCGGCCGTGTTTCCGGCCGGCGTCGCCAGCGGCTTGCTCGGCGCGGGCCTCGGCTGGCTGGTCTTCGGCTGGGCGAGCCGCCGCACCGAGGCGGCGCACCCCGCCCGGGGCGCGGTCACCGTCCTGTATGCCATCACCATGTTCCTGTGGTGGACGCCCGTCCTGCTGGCCGCTCCCGCCCTGGTCGGGCACCACGTCGACGAGCCGCACCCGACGTGGCACCCGCTGTGGGAGTGGCTCGGCCAACCGGTCGCCTCGCTCCTGTTCGTGGTGGGCGCGGCGACCGCGCTGCTCGGGCTGGGCCTGGCCACCGTGCCGCGCCGGGACCCGCTGCCCAGCACGGCCGCCGGCTGACCGCCCCGGAGATCCCGCGTCGGGGCACCGTCGCCGCCGCCGACGGCCAGCCGGGCGGAAAGGCGGTGGGCGACGGACGACGGCCGCGTACGCTGCCCCGCGTGGATCAGCCGGCGCCGCACACTGTCGAATCCCTCGCCGCCGACCTGCGCGATCTCGGCCTCTCGGCCGGGGACGTCGTGCTGGCACACGCGTCGGTGCGGAGCCTCGGCTTCGTCGCCGGTGGGGCGCACGCGCTCGTGGCGGCTCTGCTGGAGGTGCTCGGTCCGGCCGGCACCCTGGTGGTGCCCACCCACACCCCCGACAACACCGACCCGGCCGGCTGGAACTCCCCGCCCGTACCCGAGGCGTGGTGGCCGGTGATCCGCGACCACACGCCCGGCTTCGACCCGGCGCGCACCCCCAGCCGGTACGTGGGAATCCTGCCGGAACTGGTCCGCACCTGGCCCGGCGCGCTGCGCAGCGACCACCCGCAGGTCTCCTTCGCCGCCCTCGGCGCGCGGGCCGGGGAGGTCGTGCACGGGCACCGCCTGGACGACGCGCTGGGCGAGCGGTCGCCGCTCGGCGCGGTGTACCGCCTCGACGGCAAGGTGCTCCTGCTCGGCTGCGGCCACGACGCGAACACGTCGCTGCACCTCGCCGAGTGGCGGCAGGCGTCCCCGCCCCGCGCCGAGCACGGGGCCTCGGTCCGCGGGTCCGACGGCGGCAGCCACTGGCTGACCTGGGTCGACGTCCTGACCGACGAGGACGACTTCGAACGGCTGGGCGCCGACTTCGAGGCGACCGGCGCGGTCGCCGAGGGCCGGGTCGGCCAGGCCACCGCGCGGTTGATGGCGCAGCGTGCGGTGGTCGACTTCGCCACCGACTG harbors:
- a CDS encoding aminoglycoside N(3)-acetyltransferase; the protein is MDQPAPHTVESLAADLRDLGLSAGDVVLAHASVRSLGFVAGGAHALVAALLEVLGPAGTLVVPTHTPDNTDPAGWNSPPVPEAWWPVIRDHTPGFDPARTPSRYVGILPELVRTWPGALRSDHPQVSFAALGARAGEVVHGHRLDDALGERSPLGAVYRLDGKVLLLGCGHDANTSLHLAEWRQASPPRAEHGASVRGSDGGSHWLTWVDVLTDEDDFERLGADFEATGAVAEGRVGQATARLMAQRAVVDFATDWMAVHRRRAGS